One window of the Microplitis demolitor isolate Queensland-Clemson2020A chromosome 10, iyMicDemo2.1a, whole genome shotgun sequence genome contains the following:
- the LOC128668867 gene encoding uncharacterized protein LOC128668867, translated as MENCDEEDLPINIKSSNLYYNINDIDAALSDIRSGVPLGVTSQKYGIPKTTLHSRVKNKVPIDAKKGPKTFLSTKEENQIVKWIFFLSDRGFPVTKNQLLDSVRDLINELGRKTPFTDNRPGRHWYESFLRQHPDIAKRVVQNLTSVRASVTENSLRNWFKEVEAYLVEKQLIDIPLSRIFNGDESAFQLCPKAEPVITRKGTKAVYKVVNTNDKENITTLFMVSAAGEMVPPMIIYPYQRIPHHVSKHVPKSWFISTSQKGWMTGENFFEYVANGFYPWLMEKKIEFPVILYVDGHSSHLTLPLVNFCRINKIELVALYPNATHILQPLDVAVFHPVKTAWKKTVDGHRIEKNGQSLKKENFAPLLNKALQSMKSLKNTIEHGFKACGLCPFNAEASENVELKPDPNECRRNLEFFEKYFKIDVLKDFEDSERDGFYIEEKIIIEALDETLNNNINVNIEENDEINKSILIFPFNETENINNLPENYEVLKSDVDSQALPTIIDNTCANNLELITCSDKENTSILSIDVNSSKLSVIKDEFLLENPSFNSSSITTTVTTSTTIVTTSTTTAIASSSATVTPTSSATVTSTSSTTAIASSSAIVTAAFSTTETETFSAV; from the exons atggaaaactgTGATGAGGAGGATCTtcctataaatattaagagctcaaatttg tattataacATCAATGATATTGACGCTGCTTTAAGCGATATTCGCAGTGGTGTACCGTTAGGTGTTACTAGTCAAAAATACGGTATACCTAAGACAACTCTTCATTCTcgagttaaaaataaagttccaATTGATGCTAAAAAAGGAcctaaaacatttttaagtaCCAAAGAAGAAAACCAAATTGtcaaatggatattttttcttaGTGACCGTGGATTCCCAGTCACTAAAAACCAATTGCTGGATAGTGTGCgagatttaattaatgaactgGGCCGGAAAACACCATTCACTGATAACAGACCAGGACGACATTGGTACGAATCATTTTTACGTCAACATCCTGATATTGCTAAACGAGTCGTGCAAAATTTGACAAGCGTTCGAGCATCTGTAACCGAAAATTCTCTCCGGAATTGGTTTAAAGAAGTTGAAGCTTATCTTGTTGAGAAACAATTGATTGATATTCCTCTAAGTCGTATCTTCAATGGAGATGAGAGTGCTTTTCAACTATGCCCAAAGGCCGAGCCAGTAATCACAAGAAAGGGTACAAAGGCTGTTTATAAAGTTGTGAACACcaatgataaagaaaatataaccACGTTGTTTATGGTGAGTGCTGCAGGTGAGATGGTTCCACCGATGATCATTTATCCATATCAACGTATTCCCCATCATGTTTCTAAACATGTTCCGAAAAGTTGGTTTATTAGTACATCACAAAAAGGGTGGATGACcggagaaaatttttttgaatacgtCGCAAATGGTTTTTATCCGTggttgatggaaaaaaaaattgagtttccCGTAATACTTTATGTAGATGGTCATTCATCCCACTTAACATTACCGCTAGTCAATTTTTGtcgaatcaataaaattgaattagttGCGCTTTACCCTAATGCGACCCACATATTGCAACCTTTAGATGTCGCTGTATTTCATCCAGTTAAAACTGCGTGGAAAAAAACTGTTGATGGTCAtaggatagaaaaaaatggacAAAGTTTAAAGAAAGAAAACTTTGCACCTTTACTAAATAAAGCTTTACAATCAatgaaatcattaaaaaatacgatAGAACATGGTTTCAAAGCATGTGGACTGTGTCCATTCAATGCTGAAGCa AGTGAAAATGTGGAATTAAAACCTGATCCAAATGAATGTCGACGAAATTTAgagtttttcgaaaaatatttcaaaattgatgTGTTAAAAGACTTCGAAGATTCAGAGCGTGATGGGTTTTACATTG aagaaaaaattattattgaagctCTTGATGAGacattgaataataatataaacgtAAACATCGaagaaaatgatgaaattaataagagtATTTTAATCTTCCCTTTTAATGAGACAGagaatataaacaatttaccAGAAAATTATGAAGTTCTTAAATCGGATGTTGATAGTCAGGCCCTTCcgacaattattgataatacaTGTGCAAATAATTTAGAGTTAATAACTTGCTCGGATAAAGAAAACACTAGTATTTTGTCGATCGATGTTAATTCATCTAAATTAAGTGTTATTaaagatgaatttttattggaaaatccAAGTTTTAATAGTTCTTCCATAACAACAACAGTAACAACTTCTACGACAATTGTAACAACTTCCACAACCACAGCAATAGCAAGTTCTTCAGCAACAGTAACACCAACTTCTTCAGCAACAGTAACATCAACTTCTTCAACAACAGCAATAGCAAGTTCTTCAGCTATAGTAACAGCAGCTTTTTCAACGACAGAAACAGAAACTTTCTCAGCG